One segment of Sphingomonas telluris DNA contains the following:
- a CDS encoding OprO/OprP family phosphate-selective porin: MRILLLAGASALALSTPAFARQGEDVSATQSSETPIDSLEPADAAPAVMAPAPTGDAVLDRLNALETRIKQLESRNAELEQQAELNQTRLQSVETRAAKAVQFTWGPTLSEPTGQFTFKPRGVVEADGAAFIERKGGYDYNNGTAFRRARIGLEGTALKWWNYRIEVDFAGNAVNITDAYLQYTKIPKTLVTLGQHKAPFGLESNNSDNYNTFLERGMFTNAFGNAGAERRIGLSFAYAPTETVNLAIGAFGDNESISRSTNTPVTDTPDESWGFNGRATWEPVFDTGKIVHLGLSGYYRTALKSGDVEDAIRLNDRPNVRVDNGNIADSGVIPGVESLLYAGAEAASVFGPVTIAGEYGKLWADRPGLENVSFHGYYAYASWFITGETRPFKGGNFDRVRPFTEVGKDGLGAWEVALRYDKIDLSESPIKPGNEAQSVTLGVNWYFNPFAKLMFNWIRFSGDNTPLDPIGDKTKGDAFATRLHLDF, translated from the coding sequence ATGCGAATCCTGCTTCTTGCGGGCGCCTCGGCGCTCGCCCTCTCCACGCCCGCCTTTGCCCGGCAGGGCGAGGATGTTTCGGCCACCCAGTCGAGCGAAACGCCCATCGATTCGCTGGAGCCGGCCGACGCGGCTCCGGCCGTAATGGCCCCCGCCCCGACGGGTGACGCGGTGCTCGACCGGCTGAATGCCCTGGAGACCCGCATCAAGCAGCTCGAGTCCCGCAATGCGGAGCTCGAGCAGCAGGCCGAGCTCAACCAGACGCGGCTGCAGTCGGTCGAGACGCGGGCTGCGAAGGCTGTCCAGTTCACCTGGGGTCCGACGCTTTCCGAGCCGACCGGTCAGTTCACCTTCAAGCCGCGCGGCGTGGTCGAGGCTGACGGCGCCGCCTTTATCGAGCGTAAGGGCGGCTACGACTACAACAACGGCACCGCGTTCCGTCGCGCCCGCATCGGGCTGGAAGGCACCGCGCTAAAGTGGTGGAACTACCGCATCGAGGTCGATTTCGCCGGCAACGCCGTCAACATCACGGATGCCTATCTTCAGTACACGAAGATCCCGAAGACGTTGGTGACGCTCGGCCAGCACAAGGCACCGTTCGGGCTCGAGTCCAACAACAGCGACAATTACAACACCTTCCTGGAACGCGGCATGTTCACCAACGCGTTCGGCAATGCCGGCGCCGAGCGCCGCATCGGCCTGTCGTTCGCCTATGCGCCCACGGAGACCGTCAACCTGGCGATCGGCGCTTTCGGCGATAACGAAAGCATCAGCCGCTCCACGAATACGCCAGTCACCGACACGCCGGACGAAAGCTGGGGCTTCAACGGCCGGGCCACCTGGGAACCGGTGTTCGACACGGGCAAGATCGTCCACCTGGGCCTGTCCGGCTACTATCGTACTGCGCTCAAGAGCGGGGACGTGGAAGACGCCATCCGGCTTAACGATCGCCCGAACGTTCGTGTCGACAACGGCAATATCGCCGACAGCGGCGTGATCCCGGGCGTGGAGTCCCTTCTCTACGCCGGCGCTGAAGCGGCAAGCGTGTTCGGCCCGGTCACGATTGCTGGCGAGTACGGCAAGCTGTGGGCGGACCGTCCCGGCCTCGAGAACGTCAGCTTCCACGGCTACTACGCCTATGCGAGCTGGTTCATCACCGGCGAGACGCGGCCGTTCAAGGGCGGCAATTTCGATCGCGTGCGGCCTTTCACGGAGGTCGGCAAAGACGGGCTGGGCGCGTGGGAAGTCGCGCTGCGCTACGACAAGATCGATCTGTCGGAATCGCCGATCAAGCCCGGCAACGAGGCGCAAAGCGTCACGCTTGGCGTGAACTGGTACTTCAATCCGTTCGCAAAGCTGATGTTCAACTGGATCCGGTTCAGCGGGGACAACACTCCGCTGGACCCGATCGGCGACAAGACCAAGGGTGATGCATTCGCTACGCGGTTGCACTTGGACTTCTAA
- the cysT gene encoding sulfate ABC transporter permease subunit CysT codes for MPQSAVVPAFPKLSRSSSLPGLSLSLGITAFWLSFIVLIPLAAVFARSASGGWGEFADAAFSARALASYRVTFGAALLAAGINAFFGLLVAWVLVRYDFPFKRLFGALVDLPFALPTAVAGIALTALYADTGLIGRHLEPMGLPIAYHPAGIVVALTFIGLPFIVRTVEPVLAEVSREAEEAALTLGASRLQTFTRVILPTLFPALATGFTLAFARGAGEYGSVIFIAGNMPFRSEISALLIITQLEQYNYVGAAAIATVMLFVSFAMLLILNLLQHWQQRRRGS; via the coding sequence ATGCCGCAGTCGGCGGTGGTGCCCGCTTTCCCCAAACTCAGCAGATCCTCTTCCCTGCCGGGGCTAAGCCTCTCCCTGGGCATCACCGCCTTCTGGCTGTCGTTCATCGTCCTCATCCCGCTGGCCGCAGTGTTCGCCAGGAGCGCCAGCGGCGGCTGGGGAGAGTTCGCGGATGCCGCCTTCTCAGCGCGCGCGCTTGCGTCGTACCGCGTGACGTTCGGCGCAGCTTTGCTCGCGGCCGGCATCAACGCTTTCTTCGGACTGCTCGTGGCCTGGGTGCTGGTCCGCTACGACTTTCCATTCAAGCGGCTATTCGGAGCGCTCGTCGACCTGCCGTTCGCCTTGCCGACAGCCGTGGCCGGAATCGCCCTCACCGCGCTCTATGCCGACACGGGGCTCATCGGCCGCCATTTGGAGCCCATGGGCCTGCCGATTGCCTATCACCCAGCCGGGATCGTCGTCGCGCTGACCTTCATCGGCCTGCCGTTCATTGTCCGGACCGTCGAGCCCGTGCTCGCTGAAGTCTCGCGAGAGGCGGAGGAAGCGGCGCTGACGCTGGGCGCGTCTCGTCTGCAGACCTTCACGCGGGTGATCCTGCCGACGCTCTTTCCCGCGCTAGCGACAGGCTTCACCCTCGCCTTCGCGCGGGGCGCTGGCGAGTATGGGTCCGTCATTTTCATTGCCGGGAACATGCCGTTCCGTTCGGAAATCTCGGCGCTGCTGATCATCACCCAGCTCGAGCAGTACAATTACGTCGGCGCGGCCGCGATCGCGACGGTCATGCTGTTCGTGTCCTTCGCCATGCTGCTGATCCTAAACCTGCTCCAGCATTGGCAACAGCGGAGGCGCGGCTCATGA
- the cysW gene encoding sulfate ABC transporter permease subunit CysW, which yields MSRRNQLREPAAVKILLIAAAFAYFAIMLLLPLGAVLTEGLKKGWEAWLAAVSEPDARSAIKLTLLVAAISVPLNTVFGIAAAWLISKYNFRGKPMLITLIDLPFSVSPVVSGLVFVLLFGAQGWFGSWLQDRDIQIIFALPGLVLATVFVTFPFVARQLIPLMTFQGRANEEAALTLGASGWQTFWRVTLPNIRFALLYGVLLCNARAMGEFGAVSVVSGHIRGETNTMPLHVEVLYNEYNFVAAFAVASLLALLALITLALKSLLEWRHRDELAARF from the coding sequence ATGAGCAGGCGTAACCAACTCCGCGAGCCGGCCGCCGTGAAGATCCTGCTGATCGCGGCGGCCTTCGCCTATTTCGCGATCATGCTCCTGCTGCCGCTGGGCGCAGTGCTGACCGAAGGGCTGAAGAAGGGCTGGGAAGCATGGCTGGCCGCGGTGAGCGAGCCGGACGCCCGCTCCGCGATCAAGCTGACCCTGCTGGTCGCAGCCATTTCGGTGCCGCTCAACACCGTCTTCGGGATCGCCGCGGCCTGGCTCATCTCGAAATACAATTTCCGCGGCAAGCCGATGCTGATCACCCTGATCGACCTTCCGTTCTCCGTGTCGCCTGTCGTTTCGGGCCTCGTCTTCGTGCTGCTGTTCGGCGCTCAGGGTTGGTTCGGGAGCTGGCTTCAGGACCGCGACATCCAGATCATCTTCGCTCTGCCGGGGCTGGTGCTCGCGACCGTCTTCGTCACCTTTCCCTTCGTCGCCCGCCAGCTGATTCCGCTGATGACCTTCCAGGGCCGGGCGAACGAAGAAGCCGCTCTGACCCTCGGCGCGTCCGGTTGGCAAACCTTCTGGCGCGTCACCCTTCCGAACATCCGCTTTGCGCTGCTCTATGGCGTCCTGCTATGCAACGCACGCGCGATGGGCGAGTTTGGCGCAGTGAGCGTGGTGTCCGGACATATACGCGGCGAGACGAACACCATGCCGCTCCACGTCGAGGTTCTCTACAATGAGTACAACTTTGTCGCCGCCTTCGCAGTCGCCTCCCTCCTCGCGCTCCTCGCCCTCATCACTCTTGCTCTCAAGAGCCTCCTCGAGTGGCGACATCGGGACGAGCTCGCGGCCAGGTTCTGA
- a CDS encoding sulfate/molybdate ABC transporter ATP-binding protein, protein MSIRIEHVAKSFSAYPALDDVSLEINDGEFVALLGPSGSGKTTLLRVIAGLEDPEGGRVWFGKRDVTDTAAASRGIGFVFQHYALFGHMTVAQNIAFGLSVMKRSERPSKSDIRARVEELLELVQLPGLGSRFPSELSGGQRQRVALARALARKPKILLLDEPFGALDAKVRRELRAALRAIHDDLGLTSIFVTHDHEEAFTLADRVALLNRGKVEQFDTPQEVEARPATDFVRAFLS, encoded by the coding sequence ATGTCCATTCGTATCGAGCATGTGGCGAAGAGCTTCTCCGCCTATCCGGCGCTGGACGACGTCTCGCTGGAGATCAACGACGGCGAGTTCGTCGCGCTGCTTGGCCCATCGGGCTCCGGCAAGACGACGCTTCTGCGGGTGATTGCCGGGCTCGAGGATCCGGAGGGCGGGCGCGTCTGGTTCGGCAAGCGCGACGTCACCGACACGGCCGCCGCGTCGCGCGGCATCGGCTTCGTCTTCCAGCATTACGCTCTGTTCGGTCACATGACGGTCGCTCAGAACATCGCCTTCGGACTGTCCGTCATGAAGCGCTCGGAGCGGCCGTCCAAGTCCGACATCCGCGCCCGCGTCGAGGAGCTTCTAGAGCTAGTCCAGCTGCCCGGCCTCGGCTCCCGCTTTCCGAGCGAGCTGTCCGGCGGCCAGCGGCAGCGGGTCGCGCTCGCTCGTGCCCTGGCGCGCAAGCCGAAGATCCTGCTGCTGGACGAGCCGTTCGGCGCGCTGGATGCGAAAGTCCGCCGGGAACTGCGTGCCGCCCTTCGCGCAATTCACGACGATCTCGGCCTCACCTCTATCTTCGTGACCCACGATCATGAGGAAGCGTTTACGCTGGCGGACCGCGTCGCGCTCCTCAATCGCGGCAAGGTCGAGCAGTTCGACACCCCGCAGGAAGTCGAAGCCCGCCCTGCGACCGACTTCGTCCGCGCCTTCCTGTCCTAA
- the ppc gene encoding phosphoenolpyruvate carboxylase, with translation MEKVADKTVRTTGTNGSRSVEQNPDIRFLGRILGDVIRRFGGDTLFRRIEYIRSTSVDRYRGLISGDAVDPGLAALSQDEALDFVRGFMLFSMLANLAEDRQSESAEPDATLAEALEILKGEGVGEDQVAALLDDGLIMPVLTAHPTEVRRKSMIDHKNRIADLMRVRDQGHSETPDGERVEEALARQVAFLWLTRPLRRERLFVADEVETALSYMRDIFLPVLPRLYGRWEGVLGRRPKSFLRLGSWIGGDRDGNPNVTVDSLRLALGRSSDTVLLYYLDEVHALGAELSISAELANVTPQLRALADRSHDASPARADEPYRRAISGIYARLAATYEAKKGKEPPRPSRLQAEPYASPAEFSAELQAIVEALACEGNGLLSAHAPLRRLIRTVETFGFHLATLDLRQNSNVHEKVVAELLATAGVQPDYLALSEDERVALLRKELGSERLLSSPFLTYSEQTQTELAIMHGAAEAHALYGPAAIQYHVISKTEQLSDLLEVHLLLKEAGLWSPTKAPHAGIMAVPLFETIADLERAPEVVRKWLQLPEIMTAVTERGHAEVMIGYSDSNKDGGYLTSVWSLYKGSEALAAVFAEAGVHMQLFHGRGGAVGRGGGSSFAAIRAQSKVTVQGRIRITEQGEVIAAKYATPDIAATNLEAMTAATVLASLEQDELSEADHGRFAAMMDRLSQASFSEYRSLVYDEPGFPTFFRQMTPLSEIATLNIGSRPASRTKSDRIEDLRAIPWVFSWAQARVMLPGWYGVGSAVSSTQDLGLLREMIAAWPFFRTSLDNIAMVLAKSDIAISARYAELVEDEKMRDHLFGRIRDEWHRTHDALLEITGETSLLERNRRLRNSIQLRLPYIEPLNHLQIELMRRFRSGETDQKVQDGIHLTINAIATALRNSG, from the coding sequence ATGGAAAAGGTCGCGGACAAGACAGTGAGGACCACGGGCACGAACGGCTCGCGCTCGGTCGAGCAGAACCCGGATATCCGGTTTCTCGGGCGGATTCTCGGCGACGTCATTCGCCGCTTCGGCGGCGACACCCTGTTCAGGCGCATAGAATATATCCGCTCGACTTCGGTCGATCGCTATCGCGGGCTGATTTCCGGCGATGCGGTCGATCCCGGCCTTGCGGCGCTCAGCCAGGACGAGGCGCTCGATTTCGTGCGCGGCTTCATGCTCTTCTCGATGCTGGCGAACCTTGCGGAGGACCGTCAGTCAGAGTCTGCCGAACCCGATGCGACGCTGGCCGAAGCGCTGGAGATCCTGAAAGGGGAGGGCGTCGGCGAAGACCAAGTCGCGGCGCTGCTCGACGACGGCCTGATCATGCCGGTGCTGACGGCGCACCCGACCGAAGTGCGCCGCAAGAGCATGATCGATCACAAGAACCGCATCGCCGATCTCATGCGCGTTCGGGACCAAGGCCATTCGGAGACTCCGGATGGAGAGCGCGTCGAGGAAGCGCTCGCCCGGCAGGTCGCTTTCCTGTGGCTGACGCGGCCGCTGCGCCGCGAGCGCCTGTTCGTCGCGGACGAGGTCGAAACCGCGCTCTCCTACATGCGCGACATCTTCCTGCCCGTTCTGCCCCGGCTCTACGGCAGGTGGGAGGGCGTGCTCGGCCGGCGGCCGAAGAGCTTCCTCCGCCTGGGATCGTGGATCGGCGGCGACCGCGACGGCAATCCGAACGTGACGGTCGACAGCCTGCGCCTGGCCCTAGGCCGGTCGTCGGACACGGTGCTGCTCTACTATCTCGACGAGGTTCATGCGCTGGGCGCCGAGCTTTCGATTTCCGCCGAGCTGGCCAACGTAACGCCCCAGCTTCGGGCGCTTGCCGACCGTTCGCACGACGCCTCGCCCGCGCGGGCCGACGAGCCTTACCGCCGCGCAATCAGCGGCATCTATGCCCGCCTCGCCGCGACCTACGAAGCAAAGAAGGGCAAAGAGCCGCCCCGGCCGTCGCGTCTGCAGGCCGAGCCGTACGCTTCGCCCGCGGAGTTCAGCGCCGAGCTTCAGGCGATCGTCGAAGCGTTGGCCTGTGAGGGGAACGGACTGCTGTCCGCGCACGCGCCTCTGCGCAGGCTCATCCGGACGGTCGAGACGTTCGGCTTCCATCTCGCCACGCTCGACCTTCGCCAGAATTCGAACGTGCACGAAAAGGTGGTCGCCGAACTGCTCGCCACGGCGGGCGTACAACCGGACTATCTCGCGCTGTCCGAGGACGAGAGGGTCGCGCTGCTTCGCAAGGAGCTTGGGTCGGAGCGGCTGCTGTCGAGCCCCTTCCTCACCTATTCCGAGCAGACGCAAACCGAGTTGGCCATCATGCACGGCGCGGCCGAGGCGCATGCGCTCTACGGGCCTGCCGCGATTCAGTATCACGTCATTTCAAAGACGGAGCAGCTGTCCGACCTTCTCGAGGTCCACCTCCTGCTGAAAGAGGCGGGACTCTGGAGTCCGACCAAGGCTCCACATGCGGGCATCATGGCCGTGCCGCTGTTCGAGACGATCGCCGACCTCGAGCGCGCTCCGGAGGTGGTTCGCAAATGGCTCCAGCTGCCGGAGATCATGACGGCCGTCACAGAGCGCGGGCACGCCGAGGTGATGATCGGCTATTCGGACTCCAACAAGGACGGTGGATATCTCACGTCGGTGTGGAGCCTCTACAAGGGGAGCGAGGCGCTCGCGGCCGTGTTCGCTGAAGCGGGCGTGCACATGCAGCTCTTCCACGGGCGCGGCGGCGCGGTGGGCCGCGGCGGTGGTTCGAGCTTCGCCGCCATCCGCGCGCAGTCGAAAGTCACGGTGCAGGGCCGCATCCGCATCACGGAGCAGGGCGAGGTGATCGCGGCGAAGTATGCGACGCCCGATATTGCCGCGACTAACCTCGAAGCCATGACGGCGGCGACGGTGCTCGCATCGCTGGAACAGGACGAGCTTTCCGAAGCGGATCACGGCCGGTTCGCGGCGATGATGGACCGCCTCTCACAGGCCTCCTTCTCCGAATATCGCAGCCTCGTTTACGACGAGCCGGGCTTCCCGACCTTCTTCCGCCAGATGACGCCGCTGTCGGAGATCGCGACGCTCAACATCGGCTCGCGTCCAGCAAGCCGTACGAAGTCGGACCGGATCGAGGATCTGCGCGCCATCCCCTGGGTCTTCAGCTGGGCGCAGGCCCGGGTAATGCTGCCCGGTTGGTACGGCGTCGGCTCAGCCGTCTCGTCCACGCAGGACCTCGGCCTGTTGCGCGAGATGATTGCCGCCTGGCCGTTCTTCCGGACGTCGCTCGACAATATCGCGATGGTGCTCGCCAAGTCGGACATTGCGATCAGCGCGCGCTACGCCGAGCTGGTCGAGGACGAAAAGATGCGCGACCATCTGTTCGGCCGCATCCGGGACGAATGGCACCGCACCCATGACGCGCTGCTGGAGATCACCGGGGAGACGAGCCTGCTCGAACGCAACCGGCGGCTCCGCAACTCGATCCAGCTGCGGCTGCCCTACATCGAGCCGCTCAATCACCTGCAGATCGAGCTGATGCGCCGCTTCCGCTCAGGCGAAACGGATCAGAAGGTGCAGGACGGCATCCACCTGACGATCAACGCGATCGCCACGGCGCTCCGCAACTCGGGTTAG
- a CDS encoding ammonium transporter → MLSKTSKLAWGAGMVALFAAAPALAQDAAPAAAAAAPFTPTPDMVDKGDTAWMLTSSALVLLMSVPALALFYGGLVRAKNMLSVLMQVLAIVCIATLMWVGWGYTMSFTSGSPFVGGFSKAFLKGVDATTLAATFSNHVYIPEYAYVIFQMTFACITPALIVGGFAERVRFWPLMLFVVLWLTIVYYPIAHMVWFWAGPDFLPATPTDTGFLFGKGALDFAGGTVVHINSGIAGLMGCLVIGKRIGYKSELIAPHSLPMTYIGACLLWVGWFGFNAGSNLEANGITAVAFINTYVATAAAALAWALLEQIVHKKPSLLGAATGAVVGLVAITPASGFAAPVTSIILGAIASVVCFIFVVKVKNALGYDDSLDVFGVHCIGGIVGALGTAFVANPAWGGQGWIDYTVAPAVPGKFDLSAQIISQLWAIGTTLVWSGGVSFILFLVIDKTIGLRPTAEAEREGLDINEHGERAYNF, encoded by the coding sequence ATGCTGAGTAAAACTTCGAAGCTGGCCTGGGGAGCGGGCATGGTCGCTCTGTTCGCGGCTGCCCCCGCCTTGGCCCAGGACGCTGCGCCGGCTGCGGCCGCCGCAGCTCCGTTCACTCCAACACCGGACATGGTCGATAAAGGCGACACGGCCTGGATGCTGACCAGCTCGGCACTAGTGCTGCTGATGTCGGTTCCCGCGCTGGCCCTGTTCTACGGCGGCCTCGTCCGCGCGAAGAACATGCTGTCGGTGCTGATGCAGGTCCTCGCGATCGTCTGCATCGCGACGCTGATGTGGGTCGGCTGGGGCTACACGATGTCCTTCACGAGCGGGAGCCCGTTCGTCGGCGGCTTCAGCAAGGCCTTCCTGAAGGGCGTGGACGCAACCACGCTGGCCGCGACCTTCTCCAACCACGTCTACATCCCGGAATATGCGTACGTCATCTTCCAGATGACCTTTGCCTGTATCACGCCGGCGCTGATCGTGGGTGGTTTCGCCGAGCGAGTCAGGTTCTGGCCGCTGATGCTTTTCGTCGTCCTGTGGCTGACCATCGTCTATTACCCGATCGCGCACATGGTGTGGTTCTGGGCCGGCCCGGACTTCCTGCCGGCTACCCCGACCGACACAGGATTCCTCTTCGGCAAGGGCGCTCTCGACTTCGCCGGCGGAACGGTTGTGCACATCAACTCCGGCATTGCCGGCCTGATGGGCTGCCTCGTGATCGGCAAGCGCATCGGCTACAAGTCGGAGCTGATCGCCCCGCACTCGCTGCCGATGACCTACATCGGCGCCTGCCTGCTGTGGGTCGGCTGGTTCGGCTTCAACGCGGGCTCCAACCTGGAAGCCAACGGCATAACCGCCGTGGCGTTCATCAACACCTATGTCGCAACTGCGGCTGCGGCATTGGCGTGGGCTCTGCTCGAGCAAATCGTGCACAAGAAGCCATCACTTCTGGGTGCGGCAACCGGTGCGGTGGTCGGCCTCGTCGCCATCACTCCGGCTTCGGGCTTCGCAGCTCCGGTCACATCGATCATCCTCGGCGCGATAGCATCGGTCGTGTGCTTCATCTTCGTCGTGAAGGTGAAGAACGCGCTCGGCTACGATGACTCGCTGGACGTGTTCGGCGTGCACTGCATCGGCGGTATCGTCGGCGCCCTCGGCACGGCCTTCGTCGCCAATCCCGCGTGGGGTGGCCAGGGCTGGATCGACTACACCGTCGCTCCCGCCGTTCCCGGCAAGTTCGACCTCAGCGCGCAGATCATCTCGCAGCTGTGGGCGATCGGAACGACGCTCGTATGGTCGGGTGGCGTGTCGTTCATCCTGTTCCTCGTCATCGACAAGACGATCGGGCTGCGTCCGACCGCCGAGGCCGAGCGTGAGGGCCTGGACATCAACGAACACGGCGAACGTGCCTACAACTTCTGA
- a CDS encoding P-II family nitrogen regulator, translated as MKLVLAIIKPHKLDEVREALGGIDVQGLTVTEARGYGRQKGHTEIYRGAEYETNLVPKLRLEIVVTADYADRVVETIHQAAQTGSIGDGKIFVIDVDRAVRIRTGEQNNDAL; from the coding sequence ATGAAACTGGTTCTAGCAATCATCAAGCCGCACAAGCTCGACGAGGTCCGCGAGGCCCTCGGCGGCATCGACGTGCAAGGCCTCACGGTGACCGAGGCACGCGGATACGGCCGCCAGAAAGGCCACACCGAAATCTACCGCGGCGCCGAATATGAGACGAACCTCGTGCCGAAGCTGCGGCTCGAGATCGTCGTCACCGCCGACTACGCCGACCGCGTCGTGGAGACGATCCACCAAGCCGCGCAAACCGGCTCGATCGGCGACGGCAAGATCTTCGTCATCGACGTCGACCGGGCGGTTCGCATCCGGACCGGCGAGCAGAACAATGACGCTCTGTGA
- a CDS encoding TorF family putative porin has protein sequence MSRFARVSCYAISLLTVLVAAPAAAEDLGAGFAVNGGATVVSDYRFRGISQTNRRFAIQGTISVSHASGFYGTVWGSSIDDYVANGSDAELDLIVGYKKTFGSTTVDGGVLYYYYPGSHGANTDFAEPYISVSQAIGPATLKGTVNWAPKQKALTLDGVHKESGLYLAGDASFAIPKTPVSLTGHLGHSFEKNYITFGEEYTDWSLGASVTHKNVTLGIAYVDTDTTLYGDNRNVSKAGVVASLGVAF, from the coding sequence ATGTCACGTTTCGCTCGGGTTTCTTGTTACGCGATTTCATTACTCACAGTACTGGTCGCGGCCCCCGCGGCCGCTGAAGATCTGGGTGCGGGATTTGCAGTCAACGGCGGGGCTACCGTCGTTTCCGACTATCGGTTCCGCGGCATTTCACAGACCAATCGGCGCTTCGCCATCCAGGGCACCATCAGCGTCAGCCACGCGTCCGGTTTCTACGGGACGGTGTGGGGATCTTCGATCGACGATTACGTCGCCAACGGCAGCGATGCCGAGCTCGACCTGATCGTCGGCTACAAGAAGACGTTCGGATCGACGACCGTCGATGGCGGCGTCCTCTACTACTACTATCCTGGCTCGCACGGCGCGAACACGGACTTCGCCGAGCCCTACATCTCGGTCAGCCAGGCGATAGGTCCGGCGACTCTCAAGGGCACGGTGAACTGGGCGCCCAAGCAAAAGGCGCTGACCCTCGACGGCGTCCACAAGGAGTCGGGGCTGTACCTCGCGGGCGACGCCAGCTTCGCCATTCCGAAGACGCCCGTCTCGCTGACCGGACACCTCGGGCACAGCTTCGAGAAGAACTACATCACGTTCGGTGAGGAATATACCGACTGGAGCCTCGGCGCGTCGGTCACTCACAAGAACGTGACGTTGGGCATTGCATACGTCGACACCGATACGACCCTGTACGGCGATAACCGCAACGTCTCGAAGGCGGGCGTCGTGGCGTCCCTCGGCGTGGCTTTCTGA
- a CDS encoding trans-sulfuration enzyme family protein — MSKPKKPATIVAAAHPELDPAYGSVGPAIWPTDTFEWASPDDKPAFDYSRTVNPNRAMLVRTLAELEGAVGGVVTNSGQAAALLALLRLPTGARVVAPHDCYGGTYRLLEAIERQGKIRCSFVDLTNDEAFDAALQDQLALLWIETPSNPLMRITDIRRRASAGKGRGALTIADNTLASPLRQRPLDLGCDLVLHSTTKILNGHADLFGGALLASDPALVEELEWWSNAAGLNGSAFDSSQIVRGLRTLPLRLDRQEASAARIAEWLSQKPEVQAVYFPGLSSSKAAEIVALQQSGPGFMLSFELRGGKPSADRFVAALDLITLASSLGGFSTLICTPSTMTHRGMSPDAQREAGIAPDLLRMSVGLEDADDLIADLARGFSTLGS; from the coding sequence ATGAGCAAGCCGAAGAAACCGGCGACGATCGTCGCTGCGGCTCACCCGGAACTCGATCCTGCCTATGGCAGCGTCGGGCCGGCGATCTGGCCAACGGACACGTTCGAATGGGCCAGTCCCGACGACAAACCGGCCTTCGATTATTCGCGTACGGTCAATCCGAACCGCGCGATGCTCGTCCGCACGCTCGCCGAGCTCGAAGGCGCGGTAGGCGGCGTGGTTACGAACAGCGGGCAGGCCGCGGCGCTTCTCGCGTTGCTGCGGCTGCCCACCGGTGCGCGGGTCGTTGCGCCGCATGATTGCTACGGCGGGACTTACCGGCTGCTCGAGGCCATCGAGCGGCAGGGGAAGATCCGCTGCAGCTTCGTCGATCTGACGAACGACGAGGCGTTCGATGCGGCTCTTCAGGACCAGCTCGCGCTGCTGTGGATCGAGACCCCCAGCAATCCGCTGATGCGCATCACCGACATCCGCAGGCGAGCATCCGCCGGCAAAGGCCGCGGCGCACTGACGATTGCCGACAACACGCTGGCCTCACCGCTTCGGCAGAGGCCGCTCGACCTCGGCTGCGACCTTGTCCTCCATTCGACCACGAAGATCCTCAACGGTCATGCCGACCTGTTCGGCGGCGCGTTGCTCGCCTCCGACCCGGCGCTAGTCGAGGAGCTGGAATGGTGGTCGAACGCGGCGGGCCTTAACGGCTCGGCCTTCGATTCGTCCCAGATCGTTCGTGGTCTTCGGACGCTTCCTCTGCGTCTCGACCGGCAGGAAGCCAGCGCCGCCCGCATTGCCGAATGGCTGAGCCAGAAGCCGGAGGTGCAGGCCGTCTATTTCCCCGGCCTAAGCTCTTCGAAAGCCGCTGAAATTGTTGCACTGCAGCAGTCCGGGCCCGGCTTCATGCTGAGCTTCGAACTGCGGGGCGGGAAGCCGAGTGCGGACCGATTCGTCGCCGCCCTCGATCTCATCACGCTTGCGTCGTCTTTGGGCGGGTTTTCGACTCTGATCTGCACGCCGTCGACGATGACTCATCGCGGCATGTCACCCGACGCGCAGAGGGAGGCGGGCATTGCTCCGGACCTGTTGCGCATGTCCGTGGGCCTCGAAGACGCCGACGACCTGATCGCGGATTTGGCCCGCGGATTCAGCACTTTGGGATCCTGA